A DNA window from Streptomyces sp. 71268 contains the following coding sequences:
- a CDS encoding MerR family transcriptional regulator, translating to MAELAEEAGITVRTLRFYRERKLIPPPRREGRIAWYTEHHLARLRTIAALLERGHTLGGIAELLTAFESGRDVGEVLGLAAAIPVPWSEETPVRLTPQELADYFTGEVTPENLATSLDLGYLAVDGDDLVHVSRRLLDASHDLVRKGVPLAEVLAAGRELRQHMEAVTESFTELVRTHVLADVVARATAGEGLTPDEAAHVTRTLDSLRQSAKSIVDAELSLAMDRRVRAELEKWLGPTDDGAARPAPPDAADGPPASARD from the coding sequence TACGGACGCTGCGCTTCTACCGCGAGCGCAAGCTCATCCCGCCGCCCCGCCGCGAGGGCCGCATCGCCTGGTACACCGAGCACCACCTGGCCAGGCTGCGCACCATCGCGGCGCTCCTGGAGCGGGGCCACACGCTGGGCGGCATAGCGGAGTTGCTGACCGCCTTCGAGAGCGGACGCGACGTGGGCGAGGTGCTCGGCCTGGCGGCGGCCATACCGGTGCCCTGGTCGGAGGAGACCCCGGTCAGGCTCACCCCGCAGGAGCTGGCCGACTACTTCACCGGCGAGGTCACCCCGGAGAACCTGGCCACCTCGCTGGACCTGGGCTACCTGGCCGTGGACGGCGACGACCTCGTCCACGTCAGCCGCCGCCTGCTCGACGCCTCCCACGACCTGGTCCGCAAGGGCGTGCCGCTGGCCGAGGTGCTCGCCGCCGGGCGGGAGTTGCGGCAGCACATGGAGGCCGTCACGGAGAGCTTCACCGAACTCGTACGCACCCACGTGCTGGCCGACGTCGTCGCCCGGGCCACCGCCGGCGAGGGCCTGACACCGGACGAGGCGGCGCACGTCACCAGGACGCTGGACAGCCTGCGGCAGAGCGCCAAGAGCATCGTCGACGCCGAACTCTCCCTGGCCATGGACCGCCGCGTCCGGGCCGAGCTGGAGAAGTGGCTGGGCCCCACCGACGACGGGGCCGCGCGCCCCGC